The following DNA comes from Agromyces mangrovi.
CGGCGCCGGCATCGTGCTCGAGGAGCAGCCGGTGCGCCCGGAGGGGCTTCCGCTCGTCGACGCGGAGGGCGGCCTCGCCGGCGACGGGTTCCGATCGGCGAGCGCGGTGATCCGGTCGCTGCCCGACGAGCTGCGCGCGAGCGTGCTGTCGGCGTCGGCGACGACGGCCGACGACGTGCGACTCGAACTCGCCGGGGGAGCGAGCGTGGTGTGGGGCAGCGCCGAGGAATCGGTGCTCAAGGCGGCGGTGCTCGAGGCGCTGGTCGAGGCCGCGCCGCCGTCGACCGTCTCGCGCTACGACGTGTCGTCGCCGCGCAGCGCGGTCGTGGGCTGACCCGGATCGCGACACGCGGCGCGTCGTGCGCCGATCGGGCACGGGCGCGCCTACCGTCGAGGTCAGGGAAATTGCATACTCGGCAAAACTTTAACCTTACACCTGAGGTTGAGACTTGAGAGTGACGCACGGAGGGCCGGACAGTGTCGACAAACCAGAACTACCTCGCAGTCATCAAGGTCGTCGGCATCGGCGGCGGTGGCGTGAACGCGGTGAACCGCATGATCGAGCTCGGCCTGCGCGGGGTCGAGTTCATCGCGATCAACACCGACGCCCAGGCGCTGCTCATGAGCGACGCCGACGTCAAGCTCGACGTCGGGCGGGATCTCACGCGCGGACTCGGCGCGGGCGCCGACCCCGAGGTCGGCCGTCGCGCCGCGGAGGACCACGCGGAGGAGATCGAGGAGGCGCTCGCGGGCGCCGACATGGTCTTCGTGACCGCGGGCGAGGGCGGCGGCACCGGCACCGGCGGCGCCCCGGTCGTGGCGCGCATCGCCAAGTCGATCGGCGCCCTCACGATCGGTGTCGTCACGAAGCCGTTCAGCTTCGAGGGCAAGCGCCGCCAGACCCAGGCCGAGCAGGGCGTCGCGACCCTGAAGAACGAGGTCGACACCCTCATCGTCGTGCCCAACGACCGGCTGCTCGAGATCAGCGACCGCGGCATCTCGATGCTCGAGGCGTTCGCCACGGCCGACCAGGTGCTGCTCGCCGGTGTGCAGGGCATCACCGACCTGATCACGACGCCCGGGCTCATCAACCTCGACTTCGCCGACGTCAAGTCGGTCATGCAGGGCGCGGGGTCCGCGCTCATGGGCATCGGTTCGTCGCGGGGCGCGGATCGCGCGATCAAGGCGGCCGAGCTGGCCGTGGCGTCACCGCTGCTCGAAGCCTCGATCGACGGAGCGCACGGCGTGCTGCTGTCGATCCAGGGCGGGTCGAACCTCGGCATCTTCGAGATCAACGACGCGGCCCGGCTCGTGCAGGAGGCCGTGCACCCGGAGGCGA
Coding sequences within:
- the ftsZ gene encoding cell division protein FtsZ, which encodes MSTNQNYLAVIKVVGIGGGGVNAVNRMIELGLRGVEFIAINTDAQALLMSDADVKLDVGRDLTRGLGAGADPEVGRRAAEDHAEEIEEALAGADMVFVTAGEGGGTGTGGAPVVARIAKSIGALTIGVVTKPFSFEGKRRQTQAEQGVATLKNEVDTLIVVPNDRLLEISDRGISMLEAFATADQVLLAGVQGITDLITTPGLINLDFADVKSVMQGAGSALMGIGSSRGADRAIKAAELAVASPLLEASIDGAHGVLLSIQGGSNLGIFEINDAARLVQEAVHPEANIIFGAVIDDTLGDEVRVTVIAAGFDGGEPSSIRDELEAGAFGGAAIGAGGAAAAATTETEISIEELVESASWSTAEQPTATADAIVGDPAFDEQPDDLDIPDFLK